The proteins below come from a single Thermopolyspora flexuosa genomic window:
- the mshB gene encoding N-acetyl-1-D-myo-inositol-2-amino-2-deoxy-alpha-D-glucopyranoside deacetylase, translating into MSDRRLLLVHAHPDDESITTGATIAKYAAEGAHVTLVTCTLGEEGEIIPPELAHLAADREDRLGEHRIGELAAACAALGVRDHRFLGGPGRWRDSGMMGAASNDHPRCFWRADVDEAAGELVKIIREVRPQVLVTYDENGFYGHPDHIQAHRVAWRAFHLAADPAYGEGEPWPIAKFYHTALPRSVIKRMADDLRRSDVGFLPADAVDEPSYGCADEDVTTEIDAREHVAAKLAALRAHATQVTVRGQWFALSNNIGQEALGVEYFILRAGVRGPAGVGAPYETGGLGEPYDREDDLFAGVDQG; encoded by the coding sequence ATGAGTGATCGGCGGTTACTTCTCGTGCACGCCCACCCCGACGACGAGAGCATCACCACCGGCGCCACCATCGCCAAGTACGCCGCGGAGGGCGCGCACGTCACGCTGGTCACGTGCACCCTCGGCGAGGAGGGGGAGATCATCCCGCCCGAGCTGGCGCACCTCGCCGCCGACCGGGAGGACCGGCTCGGCGAGCACCGCATCGGCGAGCTCGCCGCGGCGTGCGCCGCGCTCGGCGTGCGGGACCACCGGTTCCTCGGCGGGCCCGGCCGGTGGCGGGACTCCGGCATGATGGGCGCCGCCTCGAACGACCACCCGCGCTGCTTCTGGCGGGCGGACGTGGACGAGGCCGCCGGGGAGCTCGTGAAGATCATCCGCGAGGTGCGGCCGCAGGTGCTCGTCACCTACGACGAGAACGGGTTCTACGGGCACCCCGACCACATCCAGGCGCACCGGGTGGCCTGGCGCGCGTTCCACCTCGCCGCCGACCCGGCCTACGGCGAGGGCGAGCCGTGGCCGATCGCGAAGTTCTACCACACCGCGCTGCCGCGGTCGGTGATCAAGCGCATGGCCGACGACCTGCGGCGCAGCGACGTGGGGTTCCTCCCGGCCGACGCGGTCGACGAGCCGTCGTACGGCTGCGCGGACGAGGACGTGACCACCGAGATCGACGCGCGGGAGCACGTCGCGGCGAAGCTCGCCGCGCTGCGCGCGCACGCCACGCAGGTCACCGTGCGGGGACAGTGGTTCGCGCTGTCGAACAACATCGGCCAGGAGGCCCTCGGGGTGGAGTACTTCATCCTGCGGGCCGGGGTGCGCGGGCCGGCCGGCGTCGGCGCGCCGTACGAGACCGGCGGGCTCGGCGAGCCGTACGACCGGGAAGACGATCTGTTCGCCGGGGTCGACCAAGGGTGA
- a CDS encoding DUF6113 family protein produces the protein MPAEPPGAGEGPGTAERAVPPGAAEPAVAGAGNAGGAGDAAGAAPEPPDRPADASDADGTEGADGKDGQEPPGEGEAVPDSAAEEVGQAMLTGATYGVLFVLGVFLGIVGALEHSWYLTGGFPTVAIAWLAVLFAVPYAMARLMGTRLAAVMVAVGWGMISAVLAVHRAEGDLVIAGTLPGYVYLYGGMVAVAVAVVLAPSSSNGSWLLTPRFGAPPPDRDGGRPD, from the coding sequence ATGCCTGCTGAGCCGCCCGGAGCGGGGGAGGGACCCGGCACGGCCGAGCGGGCCGTCCCGCCGGGGGCGGCCGAGCCCGCCGTGGCCGGCGCCGGGAACGCGGGAGGCGCCGGAGACGCGGCGGGCGCCGCGCCGGAGCCACCGGATCGCCCGGCGGACGCGAGCGACGCGGACGGCACGGAGGGCGCCGACGGCAAGGACGGCCAGGAGCCGCCGGGGGAGGGCGAAGCGGTGCCGGACTCCGCGGCCGAGGAGGTCGGCCAGGCGATGCTCACCGGGGCCACGTACGGCGTGCTGTTCGTGCTCGGGGTGTTCCTCGGCATCGTCGGCGCGCTGGAGCACTCCTGGTACCTCACCGGCGGCTTCCCGACGGTCGCGATCGCCTGGCTGGCCGTGCTGTTCGCGGTGCCGTACGCGATGGCCCGGCTGATGGGCACCCGCCTCGCCGCGGTGATGGTCGCGGTCGGCTGGGGGATGATCTCGGCGGTGCTCGCGGTGCACCGCGCCGAGGGCGACCTCGTCATCGCGGGCACGTTGCCCGGCTACGTCTACCTGTACGGCGGCATGGTGGCGGTGGCGGTCGCCGTGGTGCTCGCGCCGTCCTCGTCGAACGGGTCGTGGCTGCTCACCCCGCGGTTCGGCGCCCCGCCGCCGGACCGGGACGGCGGGCGGCCGGACTAG
- a CDS encoding S9 family peptidase, giving the protein MTQSFPRLHARTRRFTLGVPRDFTLSPDGGRIVFLRTTSGTDPVTGLWEFDVATGAERMIVDPRRLAPAEEDLPPEERARRERAREQAGGIVAYATDREVTAAVFALSGTLYLAGLRDGEFGVRRLETAGPVVDPRLSPDGGRVAYVTGGALHVIDLATGEDRALAEPETETVTYGLAEFIAAEELSRFRGYWWSPDGTALLVERADDAPVTRWHIADPANPDREPTAMAYPAAGTANAEVGLFVIGLDGTRVPVPFEDEYLANARWSRHGLVIVTMPRDQRTIRLWRVDPATGETTLLREDTDPAWVDVHAGVPAFLSDGTPVLIAIDGDTNRLFAGDRAVTPPGLQVRGVSDVDGDTVLFRASEDDPTSIHLYTWSPQGGVERVSPAGPGVHSGRLAGGTLLVVRQSLDEEGVAVRVHAPGRPAVPIASFAERPGLDLRVSLLRAGERELATALLLPSWHRPGSARLPVLMDPYGGPHAQRVLAAQGAFLVSQWFAEQGFAVIVTDGRGTPGRGPAFERAVHLDLATPVLEDQVDALHDVARRYPDDLDLDRVAIRGWSFGGFLAALAVLRRPDVFHAAIAGAPVTDWRLYDTGYTERYLGHPDEHPDAYDRSSIIADAEKLTRPLMLIHGLADDNVVAAHTLRLSSALLAAGRPHTVLPLSGVTHMTPQEVVAENLLLLQVDFLRRALGVPAPDAS; this is encoded by the coding sequence ATGACCCAGAGCTTTCCGCGCCTGCACGCCCGGACCCGCCGGTTCACCCTCGGGGTGCCGCGCGACTTCACGCTCAGCCCGGACGGCGGCCGCATCGTCTTCCTGCGTACCACCTCCGGCACCGATCCGGTGACGGGCCTGTGGGAGTTCGACGTCGCCACCGGGGCCGAGCGGATGATCGTCGACCCGCGGCGGCTCGCCCCGGCCGAGGAGGACCTGCCGCCCGAGGAGCGCGCCCGCCGCGAGCGCGCCCGCGAGCAGGCGGGCGGCATCGTCGCGTACGCCACCGACCGCGAGGTGACCGCCGCGGTCTTCGCCCTCTCCGGCACGCTGTACCTGGCGGGGCTGCGCGACGGGGAGTTCGGGGTGCGCCGCCTGGAGACCGCCGGGCCGGTCGTGGACCCGCGCCTCTCCCCGGACGGCGGCCGCGTCGCGTACGTCACCGGCGGCGCGCTGCACGTGATCGACCTCGCCACCGGCGAGGACCGCGCGCTCGCCGAGCCCGAGACGGAGACGGTCACGTACGGCCTCGCCGAGTTCATCGCCGCCGAGGAGCTGAGCCGGTTCCGCGGCTACTGGTGGTCCCCGGACGGCACCGCGCTGCTCGTCGAGCGCGCGGACGACGCGCCGGTGACCCGCTGGCACATCGCCGACCCGGCGAACCCGGACCGCGAGCCCACGGCGATGGCCTACCCGGCGGCCGGCACCGCGAACGCCGAGGTCGGCCTGTTCGTGATCGGGCTCGACGGGACGCGCGTCCCCGTGCCGTTCGAGGACGAGTACCTGGCGAACGCCCGGTGGAGCAGGCACGGCCTGGTCATCGTGACCATGCCGCGGGACCAGCGGACGATCCGGCTGTGGCGGGTCGACCCGGCGACCGGGGAGACCACGCTGCTGCGCGAGGACACCGACCCGGCGTGGGTGGACGTGCACGCGGGCGTGCCCGCGTTCCTGTCGGACGGGACGCCGGTGTTGATCGCGATCGACGGCGACACGAACCGGCTGTTCGCCGGGGACCGCGCGGTCACCCCGCCCGGGCTGCAGGTGCGCGGGGTCAGCGACGTGGACGGCGACACCGTGCTGTTCCGGGCGAGCGAGGACGACCCCACGTCGATCCACCTGTACACCTGGTCGCCGCAGGGCGGCGTGGAACGGGTGAGCCCGGCGGGGCCCGGCGTGCACTCCGGGCGGCTCGCGGGCGGCACGCTGCTCGTGGTCCGGCAGTCGCTCGACGAGGAGGGCGTCGCGGTGCGGGTGCACGCGCCGGGACGGCCCGCCGTACCGATCGCCTCGTTCGCCGAGCGGCCCGGCCTCGACCTGCGGGTGTCGCTGCTGCGCGCGGGTGAGCGGGAGCTCGCCACCGCGCTGCTGCTCCCCTCCTGGCACAGGCCCGGCTCGGCCCGGCTGCCGGTGCTCATGGACCCGTACGGCGGGCCGCACGCCCAGCGGGTGCTCGCCGCGCAGGGGGCCTTCCTGGTGTCGCAGTGGTTCGCCGAGCAGGGGTTCGCGGTGATCGTCACCGACGGCCGCGGCACGCCCGGCCGGGGCCCGGCGTTCGAGCGGGCGGTCCACCTCGACCTCGCCACGCCGGTGCTCGAGGACCAGGTGGACGCGCTGCACGACGTGGCCCGGCGGTACCCGGACGACCTCGACCTCGACCGGGTCGCGATCCGCGGCTGGTCGTTCGGCGGCTTCCTCGCCGCGCTCGCCGTGCTGCGCCGCCCCGACGTGTTCCACGCGGCGATCGCGGGCGCGCCGGTCACCGACTGGCGGCTGTACGACACCGGCTACACCGAGCGCTACCTCGGCCACCCGGACGAGCACCCGGACGCCTACGACCGGTCCTCGATCATCGCGGACGCGGAGAAGCTGACCCGCCCGCTCATGCTCATCCACGGGCTCGCCGACGACAACGTGGTCGCCGCGCACACCCTGCGGCTGTCGTCCGCGCTGCTCGCCGCGGGCCGCCCGCACACCGTGCTGCCGCTGTCCGGGGTCACCCACATGACCCCGCAGGAGGTCGTGGCCGAGAACCTCCTGCTGCTGCAGGTGGACTTCCTGCGCCGGGCGCTCGGCGTGCCCGCGCCGGACGCCTCCTGA
- a CDS encoding fumarate reductase/succinate dehydrogenase flavoprotein subunit, with amino-acid sequence MDIERHQYDVVVIGAGGAGLRAAIEARQEGKRTAIVCKSLFGKAHTVMAEGGAAAAMGNVNPNDNWQVHFRDTMRGGKFLNNWRMAELHAKEAPDRVWELEMWGALFDRTPDGKISQRNFGGHEYPRLAHVGDRTGLELIRTLQQRVVALQQEDERVHGDPEAFIKVFAECTITTLLKDDNPAFGPKGAIAGAFGYWRETGRFVVFEAPAVVLATGGIGKSYRVTSNSWEYTGDGHALALRAGANLINMEFIQFHPTGMVWPPSVRGILVTESVRGDGGVLRNSEGKRFMFNYIPEVFKDKYATTEEEADRWYTDQQNNRRPPELLPRDEVARAINAEVKAGRGSPHGGVFLDVSTRLAPEVIKRKLPSMYHQFKELADVDITKEPMEVGPTCHYIMGGVEVDADTAAASVPGLFAAGEVAGGMHGSNRLGGNSLSDLLVFGRRAGAGAAAYVDALKTRPKVSADEVRRAEAEALAPLERKGGENPYEVHAELQRTMNDLVGIIRKADEITEALEIIAKLKERAANCGAEGGRIYNPGWHLALDLRNMLLVSECVGKAALLREESRGGHTRDDFPAMSPEWRRKLLVCSLADDGSVAVEEQPQPLMRDDLLTLFDREELSKYLTDEELAHYDAVAGKKG; translated from the coding sequence ATGGATATCGAACGTCACCAATATGACGTCGTCGTCATCGGCGCCGGCGGAGCCGGACTGCGCGCCGCGATCGAGGCCCGGCAGGAGGGCAAGCGTACGGCGATCGTGTGCAAGTCGCTGTTCGGCAAGGCGCACACGGTCATGGCCGAGGGCGGCGCGGCCGCGGCGATGGGCAACGTCAACCCCAACGACAACTGGCAGGTGCACTTCCGCGACACCATGCGCGGCGGCAAGTTCCTCAACAACTGGAGGATGGCCGAGCTGCACGCCAAGGAGGCCCCGGACCGCGTCTGGGAGCTCGAGATGTGGGGTGCGCTCTTCGACCGCACGCCGGACGGCAAGATCAGCCAGCGGAACTTCGGCGGTCACGAGTACCCCCGGCTCGCCCACGTCGGTGACCGTACCGGCCTGGAGCTGATCCGCACCCTGCAGCAGCGGGTGGTGGCGCTGCAGCAGGAGGACGAGCGCGTCCACGGCGACCCCGAGGCGTTCATCAAGGTCTTCGCCGAGTGCACGATCACCACGCTGCTCAAGGACGACAACCCCGCGTTCGGGCCGAAGGGCGCGATCGCCGGCGCGTTCGGCTACTGGCGGGAGACCGGTAGGTTCGTCGTCTTCGAGGCCCCGGCGGTGGTGCTCGCCACCGGCGGCATCGGCAAGTCCTACCGCGTCACCTCGAACTCCTGGGAGTACACCGGCGACGGCCACGCGCTGGCGCTGCGCGCGGGCGCGAACCTCATCAACATGGAGTTCATCCAGTTCCATCCCACCGGGATGGTCTGGCCGCCGTCGGTGCGCGGCATCCTCGTCACCGAGTCGGTGCGCGGTGACGGTGGCGTGCTCCGGAACTCCGAGGGGAAGCGGTTCATGTTCAACTACATCCCCGAGGTGTTCAAGGACAAGTACGCCACCACCGAGGAGGAGGCGGACCGCTGGTACACCGACCAGCAGAACAACCGCCGCCCGCCCGAGCTGCTGCCGCGTGACGAGGTCGCCCGCGCGATCAACGCCGAGGTGAAGGCCGGCCGGGGCAGCCCGCACGGCGGCGTCTTCCTCGACGTGTCCACCCGGCTCGCCCCCGAGGTGATCAAGCGGAAGCTGCCGTCGATGTACCACCAGTTCAAGGAGCTGGCGGACGTCGACATCACCAAGGAGCCGATGGAGGTCGGCCCGACCTGCCACTACATCATGGGTGGCGTGGAGGTCGACGCCGACACCGCGGCGGCCTCCGTGCCCGGCCTGTTCGCGGCCGGCGAGGTCGCGGGCGGCATGCACGGCTCCAACCGGCTCGGCGGCAACTCGCTGTCCGACCTGCTGGTGTTCGGCCGGCGGGCGGGCGCGGGCGCGGCCGCGTACGTCGACGCGCTGAAGACCCGGCCCAAGGTCTCCGCCGACGAGGTACGGCGGGCCGAGGCCGAGGCCCTGGCGCCGCTGGAGCGCAAGGGCGGCGAGAACCCGTACGAGGTGCACGCCGAGCTGCAGCGCACGATGAACGACCTCGTCGGCATCATCCGCAAGGCCGACGAGATCACCGAGGCGCTCGAGATCATCGCGAAGCTCAAGGAGCGCGCGGCGAACTGTGGCGCCGAGGGCGGCCGGATCTACAACCCCGGCTGGCACCTCGCCCTCGACCTGCGGAACATGCTGCTCGTCTCCGAGTGCGTGGGCAAGGCGGCGCTCCTCCGCGAGGAGAGCCGCGGTGGCCACACCCGCGACGACTTCCCGGCGATGTCGCCCGAGTGGCGGCGCAAGCTGCTTGTCTGCTCCCTCGCCGACGACGGCTCGGTCGCCGTCGAGGAGCAGCCCCAGCCGCTCATGCGGGACGACCTGCTCACCCTGTTCGACCGGGAAGAGCTGAGCAAGTACCTGACCGACGAAGAGCTGGCACACTACGACGCCGTGGCGGGGAAGAAGGGCTGA
- a CDS encoding sensor histidine kinase — protein sequence MLFFVAGSTLVWIGYLLVARALGQRFVVKVGAVRLPPSTPVPESSPAPTASPMPVEEVPPPEYAQEVAAAYQERAEVVHDEVLRYPVLVMIVVGVVALAFGHLVADRALRPLNRVTETAERLSESTLHERIALRGPNDEVKRLADTFDAMLDRLHRVFDAQRRFIANASHELRTPLAINRTVLEVSLEDPEASPDLKAMARALLATNARYERPIEGLLLLAQSEQEPAVRRAVDLRPDVLSVLDQLDMQPRKRQVTVHRDLAPAVAQGDPLLLERCVYHLLENAVKYNVRGGDVWVTVRAARVRDGAAPGAGAGPGSGSGAHGEGGEVVVTVENTGPLVSPHEVDDLFEPFHRTQGERVRSSRGAGRGLSIVRAIVTVHGGSVEARARPEGGLAVTVRLPST from the coding sequence GTGCTGTTCTTCGTGGCCGGATCGACGCTGGTGTGGATCGGCTACCTGCTCGTCGCCCGGGCACTGGGCCAGCGGTTCGTGGTCAAGGTGGGCGCGGTACGGCTGCCGCCCTCGACGCCGGTGCCGGAGAGCAGCCCGGCCCCGACGGCGAGCCCGATGCCGGTCGAGGAGGTGCCGCCGCCGGAGTACGCGCAGGAGGTGGCCGCCGCCTACCAGGAGCGGGCCGAGGTGGTGCACGACGAGGTGCTGCGCTACCCGGTGCTCGTGATGATCGTCGTCGGCGTGGTGGCGCTGGCGTTCGGCCACCTCGTGGCGGACCGGGCGCTGCGCCCGCTCAACCGGGTCACCGAGACGGCCGAGCGGCTGTCGGAGAGCACGCTGCACGAGCGCATCGCGCTGCGCGGGCCGAACGACGAGGTGAAGCGGCTCGCCGACACCTTCGACGCGATGCTCGACCGGCTGCACCGGGTGTTCGACGCGCAGCGCCGGTTCATCGCCAACGCCTCGCACGAGCTGCGCACCCCGCTGGCGATCAACCGTACGGTGCTCGAGGTGTCGCTGGAGGATCCCGAGGCGTCGCCGGACCTGAAGGCGATGGCCCGCGCGCTGCTCGCCACCAACGCCCGCTACGAGCGGCCGATCGAGGGGCTACTGCTGCTCGCCCAGTCCGAGCAGGAGCCGGCGGTGCGCCGCGCGGTGGACCTGCGGCCGGACGTGCTGTCCGTGCTCGACCAGCTCGACATGCAGCCCCGCAAACGGCAGGTGACCGTGCACCGGGATCTCGCGCCCGCGGTCGCGCAGGGGGATCCGCTGCTGCTGGAACGCTGCGTGTACCACCTGCTGGAGAACGCGGTGAAGTACAACGTGCGCGGGGGAGACGTGTGGGTGACGGTGCGCGCGGCGAGGGTCCGCGACGGCGCCGCGCCTGGTGCCGGCGCCGGTCCGGGCTCCGGGTCCGGCGCGCACGGTGAGGGCGGCGAGGTGGTGGTGACGGTGGAGAACACCGGCCCGCTGGTGTCCCCGCACGAGGTGGACGACCTGTTCGAGCCGTTCCACCGTACGCAGGGGGAGCGGGTGCGCTCGTCGCGCGGGGCCGGTCGCGGCCTGTCGATCGTGCGCGCCATCGTGACCGTGCACGGCGGGTCGGTCGAGGCGCGGGCCCGGCCCGAGGGCGGCCTCGCCGTCACCGTGCGGCTGCCGTCCACCTGA
- a CDS encoding Clp protease N-terminal domain-containing protein, protein MFERFTKQARQLTTAAQAESRRLGHGHIGTEHLLLAMLTMPDTLAGRTLIRHGLGHEAAVEAVRRLSGQDRDLDAELLSEIGIDLNAVREKVEAAFGPGALDRPARSRRSALGHVPFTGRAKKVLELALREAIALKHNHIGDGHVLLGLIRERDGLGARVIAESGLDLAALRREVIEELG, encoded by the coding sequence ATGTTCGAGCGATTCACGAAGCAGGCCCGGCAGCTCACCACCGCCGCCCAGGCGGAGTCCCGCAGGCTCGGCCACGGGCACATCGGGACCGAGCACCTCCTGCTCGCGATGCTCACCATGCCGGACACCCTCGCCGGCCGTACCCTCATCCGGCACGGGCTCGGCCACGAGGCCGCGGTCGAGGCCGTGCGGCGGCTGAGCGGGCAGGACCGGGATCTCGACGCCGAGCTGCTCAGCGAGATCGGCATCGACCTGAACGCGGTCCGGGAGAAGGTGGAGGCCGCGTTCGGCCCCGGCGCCCTCGACCGGCCCGCCCGGAGCAGGCGGTCCGCGCTCGGCCACGTCCCGTTCACCGGCCGGGCGAAGAAGGTGCTGGAGCTCGCGCTGCGCGAGGCGATCGCGCTCAAGCACAACCACATCGGCGACGGCCACGTCCTGCTCGGTTTGATCCGCGAACGCGACGGCCTCGGCGCCCGCGTCATCGCCGAGTCGGGCCTCGACCTCGCCGCCCTCCGCCGCGAGGTCATCGAGGAGCTCGGCTGA
- a CDS encoding RNA polymerase subunit sigma-70 yields the protein MTDTTKVAADASSRDPAIGLRAVRALRELADRLEELQVRNAREQGWTWQEIANLLGVTRQAVHKKYAAKRGLFRSRGDD from the coding sequence ATGACGGACACCACCAAGGTCGCCGCGGACGCGAGCAGCCGGGATCCGGCCATCGGCCTGCGGGCCGTACGCGCGCTGCGGGAGCTCGCCGACCGGCTCGAGGAACTTCAGGTGCGCAACGCGCGCGAACAGGGCTGGACCTGGCAGGAGATCGCGAACCTGCTGGGCGTGACCCGGCAGGCGGTGCACAAGAAGTACGCCGCCAAGCGCGGACTCTTCAGATCACGAGGGGACGACTGA
- a CDS encoding MBL fold metallo-hydrolase, producing the protein MSQTVRRGSLAPAPPRERGRPSHFRDRLTHPAPGFREVLLVAWYGALRRENGDADRIPVKRTGLPPVTATDTAVTWVGHATYVLRIGGLTVLTDPVWSQRIPGVRPRLTPPGVAWSDLPPVDAIVISHNHYDHLDAPTVRRLPRDVAVFVPLGLRRWFTRRGFANVTELDWWESAELGGVTFAFVPAHHWSRRGVFDTCRTLWGGWVLDTERHRVYFAGDTAYGHHFRDIGDRHPGIDLALMPVGAYEPRRYLSGAHVDPAEAVQACLDVGARRMATMHWGTFALSAEPPLAPVEEARRAWAAHGRDPADLWDLAVGETRLLPG; encoded by the coding sequence ATGTCGCAGACCGTTCGTCGTGGAAGCCTCGCCCCGGCCCCGCCCCGCGAACGGGGCCGGCCGTCGCACTTCAGGGACCGCCTCACCCACCCGGCGCCGGGCTTCCGGGAGGTCCTGCTGGTCGCCTGGTACGGGGCCCTGCGCCGGGAGAACGGGGACGCCGACCGCATCCCGGTGAAACGCACCGGGCTGCCCCCGGTGACCGCCACCGACACCGCGGTCACCTGGGTCGGCCACGCCACCTACGTGCTGCGCATCGGCGGCCTGACCGTGCTCACCGACCCGGTCTGGTCGCAGCGCATCCCGGGCGTGCGCCCGCGGCTCACCCCGCCGGGCGTGGCGTGGAGCGACCTGCCGCCGGTGGACGCGATCGTGATCAGCCACAACCACTACGACCACCTCGACGCGCCCACGGTCCGCCGGCTGCCCCGGGACGTCGCGGTCTTCGTGCCGCTCGGGCTGCGCCGCTGGTTCACCCGCCGGGGCTTTGCCAACGTGACCGAGCTCGACTGGTGGGAGAGCGCCGAGCTCGGCGGGGTGACCTTCGCCTTCGTGCCCGCCCACCACTGGAGCCGCCGCGGCGTGTTCGACACCTGCCGCACCCTGTGGGGCGGCTGGGTCCTCGACACCGAACGGCACCGCGTCTACTTCGCCGGGGACACCGCCTACGGCCACCACTTCCGGGACATCGGCGACCGCCACCCGGGCATCGACCTCGCGCTCATGCCGGTCGGCGCGTACGAGCCGCGCCGGTACCTCAGCGGCGCGCACGTCGACCCGGCCGAGGCGGTGCAGGCCTGCCTCGACGTGGGCGCGCGGCGCATGGCCACGATGCACTGGGGCACGTTCGCGCTCTCCGCCGAGCCGCCGCTCGCCCCGGTCGAGGAGGCGCGCCGGGCGTGGGCCGCGCACGGCCGGGACCCGGCCGACCTGTGGGACCTCGCCGTCGGCGAGACCCGGCTGCTGCCCGGCTGA
- a CDS encoding class I SAM-dependent methyltransferase: protein MTARGVYTHGHHESVLRSHRWRTAENSAAYLLPYLTPGMRLLDVGCGPGTITADLAAIVAPGTVTALEATEDALDLARAEAAARGRANIEFAVGDAHALGLPDDAFDAVHAHQVLQHLADPVQALREMRRVCRPGGVVAVRDCDYAGMIWYPELPGLAEWAELNSRVVRGNGGEPNAGRRLLSWARAAGFTEITPTASVWCFATPEDRAWWGGLWADRVRASAFAGHARGHGATDADLERMAAAWREWAAAEDGWFVVPHGELICRA, encoded by the coding sequence ATGACGGCGCGCGGGGTCTACACCCACGGTCACCACGAGTCGGTACTGCGGTCACACCGCTGGCGCACCGCCGAGAACTCGGCGGCCTACCTGCTGCCATACCTCACCCCGGGGATGCGGCTGCTCGACGTCGGCTGCGGACCCGGCACGATCACCGCCGACCTCGCCGCGATCGTCGCCCCCGGCACGGTGACGGCCCTGGAGGCGACCGAGGACGCGCTCGACCTCGCCAGGGCGGAGGCCGCGGCCCGCGGCCGGGCGAACATCGAGTTCGCGGTCGGCGACGCGCACGCGCTCGGCCTCCCCGACGACGCCTTCGACGCGGTCCACGCCCACCAGGTGCTCCAGCACCTCGCCGACCCGGTGCAGGCGCTGCGCGAGATGCGCCGGGTGTGCCGGCCCGGCGGCGTGGTCGCGGTGCGGGACTGCGACTACGCCGGCATGATCTGGTACCCGGAGCTCCCCGGGCTGGCGGAGTGGGCGGAGCTCAACTCGCGGGTGGTGCGCGGCAACGGCGGCGAGCCGAACGCGGGCCGCCGCCTGCTCTCCTGGGCGCGGGCCGCCGGGTTCACCGAGATCACGCCCACCGCCTCGGTGTGGTGCTTCGCCACCCCGGAGGACCGGGCCTGGTGGGGCGGCCTGTGGGCGGACCGCGTCCGCGCCTCCGCGTTCGCGGGCCACGCCCGCGGGCACGGCGCCACCGACGCCGACCTGGAGCGCATGGCGGCCGCGTGGCGGGAGTGGGCCGCCGCGGAGGACGGCTGGTTCGTCGTCCCCCACGGCGAGCTCATCTGCCGCGCCTGA